CCTGTCGGCGTAAAGCGGGCGGTGAAGGATAAAAAAAGGGTCGCCTGAGCGACCCTTTTTGTTGCAGCGAACCGAAATGGCTTACTGCGGCATGCCAGCGGGAATACCCAGCATGTAATGGGCGAGGAACTGATCGAGCGGCATTTTGTCGCCGTTCATCGTCACCTGACCGGTGGCATATTGCAGGCTGGTGACAATGTTGTCGTCCTGCTGGGTGGTCAGACGGAACATCTGCCCCATCGCGGCAAAACCTTTTACCTGCTGCTCAGCCAGCTTGTTGGCATCGGCTTCGTTGTAACCCTGAGACATGCCGACGCGGCGCATCACTTCGGTGGCCATATCCATATTGATCACCAGCTTGCCATCCACGGTTTTCAGCACGCGATCCACGGCATCACCCAGCGTCTGCGGTTCGCCAGTCACGGTAGCCGGATCTTTGAAATTCACGGCAAAGTTAAGCGTGCTTTCGCCTTTGCTGTTTTTCCAGCTCAGCGGGGCGATGTTGACCACCGGGCTGCCTTTCAACAGCAGCGGCAGGTTATTCGCCAGCACCTGGCGTACGCCCAGCTGATAACGCAGCGGATCCTGCGCGATGCCCGGCTGGTTCATCAGCTGTTCCATCTGCGCGTTGTAGCTGGTCTGGAACGCCTTGAATGCGTCACCATCAAGCTGTGACAGTTTCAGCGTCAGCTTCGCCTGGCCGAAATCCTGATTCAGCAACGTGATTTTGTCTGCGGCCAGATCGGTATCACCGGCGATCAGGTTATCTTTAGCATCAAACGCCGATTTCAGTTTCACGCCCTGTAACGCAAACGCATCCTGACCGTTGACGCTGGCGGTGAGTTTATCCAGCTTGAGGTTCTGATCGCCAATGCGCACGCCCTGCGCGGTCAGATGAGTGTTACCGGACATCTCCATACCGTTAAGGGTAAACAGCACCGGCTGGTCCATCTGGTTTTTACTGGTCACAGCCAGGCTGCCAATCGAGCTGTCGAAAGAGACTTTATCGCCTTTGCTGTCGGCGCTGATGTTGAACTGACCGCCGTTGGTGGCCAGGCGCTCGCCGCTCTGCGCGTTCTGGTAATCCACCGGCAGCATATTCACGGCGGTATCGGTCGCGCCGCTGTAGCCAATACGCGTTTCAGCCTGCATCAGCGATTTGCCCTGGGTCAGCTCAAACAGGCGCTTTAGCGCTTCGGTGTTTTCCAGCTGGCTGTGTACCGACGCCATGCTGGGAATCAGGTTAAACTTTTTCAGCTGGGCAAAAGGAAAGGGGCCGTGATCGATATTTTCATTGAGCACGATGCTCTGGCCCGGGCGCAGAAAGGCGTTATCTTCGGTCTGTGAACTGGCCTGAATCACCACTTTGGCCTGGCTGCTGAACACGCCGCGCTGATAATCCTGATAGCTCACCTTGAGGCGGCTCAACGGGGCGATCTGATTCAGCTGGGCGTTGGCCTGCTGCACCAGCTCATCGCGATGATTTTCCAGCTGCTTACCGGTGAACCAGGCGGCGCCGGTCCATACCACGCCGAGCGCAACGATCACGCCAACGGCAATTTTGCTTTTGTTCATGGATTCATCCTTTTACCGTGTCATTCGCCCGCTGGCTGCCGTTGGGCGAAGAAAAGCGCCCCAGGGGCGCTTAGTTAATTTCTTGAATAATAATAGCATTTGGCACGCAGGCCGTCAGCCGCCGTCAGCAATCATTATAGACCTGCGCCAGACGACCACTGCCGCTGACTGAAACGGGCCAGTCGTTGGCCGCCACGAAGCAGGATTCACCCGCTTTCAGCGTAATGTTGCCGTGCTGCGCGGTCAGCGTCGCCTCGCCTTCGATGCAGAACAGGATCGCTGCGCTGTGCAGGCTAACAGCCTGCGGCTGCGTGTTCAGCGTGTGAATCGCAAAGGCGAAATCGTCCACCGGGATTGGGAAATGCAGGCTGTTGCCCTGCGCCTGCGGCGTGGTCAACAGCGTCGCGGCCGGGCTGGCGCTGAACCTGACATTGGCCAGCAGCTCGGGAATATCGATGAACTTGGGGGTCAGTCCGGCACGCAGCACGTTATCGGAGTTAGCCATCACCTCCAGCGCCATGCCGTGCAGGTAGGCGTGCGGCGTTTCCGCAAACAGAAACATCGCTTCGCCCGGCTGCAGCTCAATCACGTTGAGCAGCAGCGGCGAAAACAGGCCGCTGTCATCGGGATATTCGTCGGCGATAAAGGCGATCGCCTGCCACGGCTGACCCTGATGGTTAAGCAGCGCCGATTTCAGCACCGCCAGCGCGCGCGATTTTTCCTCATCGCGCAGCGACAGCAGGCGGGAGAACAGCTCAGCCAGATGTTTCTCGTCGGGCTGCTGCAAAAAATGGGCGATGGCAGGGTGCGCGCCCGCCACCGGCTGCAGCAGCGAAACCATCTCAGGCAGCTCGCGAAAGCCGTTCATCGCCAGGAACGGCGTCAGGGCATAAACCAGCTCCGGCTTGTGGTTGGCATCTTTGTAATTACGATGGGCGGCATCAATCGGCACGCCCTCGTGATCCTCTTTAGCAAAACCGGCTTCCGCGGCGGCTTTGCTCGGATGCACCTGAATCGACAGCGGCTTGTCGGCGCACAGCACCTTAAACAGAAAAGGCAGTTCGCCAAAACGTTTTGCCACGGTATCGCCCAGCATCGATGACCTGTCGTTATCGATCAGCGTGCGCAGCGACATGGGCTGACCGTTGATTTCAAC
The sequence above is drawn from the Duffyella gerundensis genome and encodes:
- a CDS encoding YdgA family protein, whose protein sequence is MNKSKIAVGVIVALGVVWTGAAWFTGKQLENHRDELVQQANAQLNQIAPLSRLKVSYQDYQRGVFSSQAKVVIQASSQTEDNAFLRPGQSIVLNENIDHGPFPFAQLKKFNLIPSMASVHSQLENTEALKRLFELTQGKSLMQAETRIGYSGATDTAVNMLPVDYQNAQSGERLATNGGQFNISADSKGDKVSFDSSIGSLAVTSKNQMDQPVLFTLNGMEMSGNTHLTAQGVRIGDQNLKLDKLTASVNGQDAFALQGVKLKSAFDAKDNLIAGDTDLAADKITLLNQDFGQAKLTLKLSQLDGDAFKAFQTSYNAQMEQLMNQPGIAQDPLRYQLGVRQVLANNLPLLLKGSPVVNIAPLSWKNSKGESTLNFAVNFKDPATVTGEPQTLGDAVDRVLKTVDGKLVINMDMATEVMRRVGMSQGYNEADANKLAEQQVKGFAAMGQMFRLTTQQDDNIVTSLQYATGQVTMNGDKMPLDQFLAHYMLGIPAGMPQ
- the manA gene encoding mannose-6-phosphate isomerase, whose amino-acid sequence is MQKMINTLQHYAWGSKTALAERYGIANPQQQPVAELWMGAHPKSPSQVEINGQPMSLRTLIDNDRSSMLGDTVAKRFGELPFLFKVLCADKPLSIQVHPSKAAAEAGFAKEDHEGVPIDAAHRNYKDANHKPELVYALTPFLAMNGFRELPEMVSLLQPVAGAHPAIAHFLQQPDEKHLAELFSRLLSLRDEEKSRALAVLKSALLNHQGQPWQAIAFIADEYPDDSGLFSPLLLNVIELQPGEAMFLFAETPHAYLHGMALEVMANSDNVLRAGLTPKFIDIPELLANVRFSASPAATLLTTPQAQGNSLHFPIPVDDFAFAIHTLNTQPQAVSLHSAAILFCIEGEATLTAQHGNITLKAGESCFVAANDWPVSVSGSGRLAQVYNDC